A genome region from Mesorhizobium sp. B2-1-8 includes the following:
- a CDS encoding AAA family ATPase, with amino-acid sequence MIVDDQQAAAEFLFDPASYGATGPVEAIETHISRIFLVGQSAYKMKRAVKLPYVDFSTSALRLAACEKEVELNSKTAPGLYLGVRHITREADGKLAFDGAGQVVDAAIEMVRFDQSKLLDRMATAGELTPALMTAVARMIVGYHRAAPTVHDGSGSFNLAGVLDINEASFATSHVFKKAEIETFAGAFCSELARHSELLNRREAAGKIRRCHGDLHLRNICLFDGEPRLFDCIEFNDQIASIDVLYDLAFLLMDLWHRGFPQLANLVMNRYLDEADDEDGFILLPFFMAVRAAVRAHITATQVEEGSADTDKLSAEARSYFDLAQALLQEKPPRLVAIGGLSGSGKTTIAEALAAHVGAPPGARIVESDRIRKAMHGVPAETKLPDKAYRPEVSDRVYREMAWRAGLILSQGGSVVADAVFDRPADHERIEKAARSRAVDFHGFWLEADPLVLWQRVDERKGGPSDATIDILSRQLLRNTVQSGWRRINVDRKLADIVLELRRHSESDASETLRTAS; translated from the coding sequence ATGATCGTCGACGACCAGCAAGCCGCAGCCGAGTTCCTTTTTGATCCGGCCTCCTATGGCGCCACGGGGCCGGTCGAGGCCATCGAGACCCACATTTCACGCATCTTCCTCGTTGGCCAAAGCGCCTACAAGATGAAGCGGGCGGTCAAGCTGCCCTACGTCGATTTCTCGACGTCAGCCCTCAGGCTGGCCGCTTGCGAGAAAGAGGTGGAACTCAACTCGAAGACCGCACCCGGCCTTTACCTCGGGGTGCGTCACATCACACGCGAAGCCGACGGCAAATTGGCTTTTGATGGCGCGGGGCAAGTGGTCGACGCAGCGATCGAGATGGTCCGCTTTGATCAGTCCAAGCTTCTCGATCGTATGGCCACCGCGGGAGAATTGACGCCGGCACTGATGACCGCTGTTGCACGCATGATCGTCGGATACCACCGTGCCGCGCCGACGGTTCATGATGGCAGCGGCTCGTTCAACCTGGCGGGTGTGCTTGATATCAACGAGGCCAGCTTCGCCACCAGTCATGTCTTCAAAAAAGCAGAGATCGAGACCTTTGCCGGGGCCTTCTGCTCAGAACTCGCCCGCCATTCCGAATTGCTCAACCGCCGCGAAGCCGCGGGCAAGATCCGCCGGTGTCATGGCGACCTGCATCTGCGCAACATCTGCCTTTTCGACGGCGAGCCCCGCCTCTTCGATTGCATCGAATTCAACGACCAGATCGCCAGCATCGATGTCCTGTACGACCTTGCCTTCCTGTTGATGGACCTGTGGCACCGCGGCTTTCCGCAGCTCGCCAATCTTGTGATGAACCGCTATCTCGACGAAGCCGACGACGAGGACGGGTTCATCCTGCTGCCTTTTTTCATGGCGGTGCGGGCTGCAGTGCGCGCGCACATTACTGCCACCCAGGTCGAGGAAGGCAGTGCCGATACTGACAAATTGAGTGCCGAAGCCAGATCCTATTTCGACCTTGCGCAAGCATTGCTCCAGGAAAAGCCTCCGCGGCTCGTTGCCATCGGTGGCCTCAGTGGCTCCGGCAAGACGACTATTGCCGAGGCGCTCGCCGCCCATGTCGGTGCGCCGCCCGGCGCGCGCATTGTCGAAAGCGACCGTATCCGCAAGGCCATGCACGGAGTGCCGGCCGAGACTAAGCTGCCGGACAAAGCCTATCGGCCGGAAGTCTCCGATCGCGTCTACCGCGAAATGGCATGGCGGGCGGGCTTGATCCTTTCGCAGGGCGGTTCGGTCGTGGCCGATGCCGTTTTCGACAGACCAGCCGATCATGAGCGGATCGAGAAAGCGGCGCGCAGCCGGGCTGTCGACTTCCACGGATTTTGGCTGGAAGCGGACCCGCTCGTTCTTTGGCAGCGGGTCGACGAGCGCAAGGGGGGGCCTTCCGACGCCACGATAGATATCCTCTCGCGGCAATTGCTGCGAAATACCGTCCAGTCTGGCTGGCGAAGAATCAACGTCGATCGAAAGCTCGCTGACATCGTCTTGGAATTGAGAAGGCACTCCGAGAGCGATGCGTCCGAAACCCTGCGCACAGCCTCCTGA
- a CDS encoding c-type cytochrome, with protein sequence MKLLVAAVLAGMTFHTASAQDLGGGKAEYMNSCAVCHGPDGKGDGPLGDELLKRPSDLTRISRRNGGEFPYWRVYAVIDGRAMVPAHGERDMPVWGSQFLPADVKRYGPNAGEIVTRERIHELAGYVQTLQQ encoded by the coding sequence ATGAAACTTCTGGTCGCGGCGGTTCTCGCAGGCATGACCTTCCATACGGCCAGTGCTCAGGACCTCGGCGGCGGCAAGGCCGAATACATGAACTCGTGCGCCGTCTGCCATGGCCCGGACGGCAAGGGCGATGGACCGCTGGGCGACGAACTGTTGAAGCGGCCGAGCGACCTGACGCGCATCTCCAGGCGCAATGGTGGCGAATTCCCTTATTGGCGTGTCTATGCCGTGATCGACGGCCGCGCGATGGTGCCGGCGCATGGCGAGCGCGACATGCCAGTATGGGGCAGCCAGTTCCTGCCTGCCGACGTGAAGAGATACGGCCCGAACGCAGGCGAAATCGTCACCAGGGAACGCATTCATGAATTGGCAGGTTATGTCCAGACATTGCAGCAATGA
- a CDS encoding universal stress protein: protein MAFKTLLTVTGPNQGEGDLKLAANLCEQVGAHLSVLVLELAAPPSGGEYAAVVSPAWLEERQAELKRLEKRISDVAGFLSQSAISADLSDDYPDTGWADDVIGRRARYADLTILGPDLLASHALKDKVIEGTLFSSGKPILIVPEGSPPTLKPKRILVAWDARLESSRAVRESLDMLKGAEDVRLVIVDPIEDEFHHGEEPGADAAAYLARHGVKVTVERLPSAKHSVADVLRQHAGDVAAELMVMGAYGHSRLRERIFGGVTKSMLAGQSLPVLMAR, encoded by the coding sequence ATGGCGTTCAAGACACTGCTTACGGTTACCGGACCGAACCAGGGCGAGGGCGATCTGAAGCTCGCCGCCAATCTTTGCGAACAGGTCGGCGCCCATCTCTCCGTGCTCGTCCTCGAACTGGCAGCACCGCCCTCGGGCGGCGAGTATGCTGCTGTCGTCTCGCCTGCCTGGCTCGAGGAACGGCAGGCCGAGTTGAAAAGGCTCGAGAAAAGAATTTCTGACGTCGCCGGCTTTCTCTCTCAGAGCGCCATATCGGCTGATCTGAGCGACGACTATCCAGACACGGGATGGGCGGACGATGTCATCGGAAGGCGTGCCCGTTACGCTGATCTGACCATTCTGGGACCGGATCTGCTGGCAAGCCATGCGCTGAAGGATAAAGTCATCGAGGGCACTCTGTTCTCATCGGGGAAGCCCATTCTGATCGTTCCCGAGGGCTCGCCCCCGACGCTGAAGCCGAAACGCATCCTCGTTGCATGGGACGCCCGCCTCGAGTCGTCGCGCGCCGTCCGCGAGTCTCTCGATATGCTGAAAGGCGCCGAAGATGTTCGCCTTGTCATCGTCGATCCCATTGAAGATGAGTTCCATCATGGCGAGGAGCCGGGTGCAGATGCCGCGGCCTATCTTGCACGGCACGGCGTGAAGGTTACGGTCGAGCGGCTGCCGAGCGCGAAGCATTCGGTTGCCGACGTGCTTCGCCAGCATGCCGGCGACGTTGCGGCCGAGTTGATGGTCATGGGCGCGTATGGTCATTCCCGATTGCGCGAGCGGATTTTCGGCGGGGTCACCAAGTCGATGCTCGCGGGTCAATCGCTGCCGGTCTTGATGGCGCGATAG
- a CDS encoding pyridoxamine 5'-phosphate oxidase family protein yields MQIRTLSALECTRLLTANRVGRLACAKDGQPYVVPFYYAHSDAHLYAFSMPGKKIEWMRANPLVSVQVDEHGQGRGWKSVIVDGRYEELPDRIGHKLQRDHAWSVLSKHADWWEPGALKPVVPPTADSAPHVFFRILIEQLSGREASE; encoded by the coding sequence ATGCAGATCCGCACGCTTTCTGCTTTGGAATGTACCAGATTGCTGACGGCCAATCGCGTGGGTCGCCTGGCATGCGCAAAGGATGGGCAGCCCTACGTCGTGCCCTTCTACTACGCCCATTCGGATGCTCATCTTTACGCGTTTTCCATGCCGGGCAAAAAGATCGAATGGATGCGGGCCAATCCGCTGGTGTCCGTTCAGGTCGATGAACATGGCCAGGGGCGAGGATGGAAAAGTGTCATTGTCGACGGCCGATACGAAGAACTGCCTGACCGGATCGGCCACAAGCTTCAGCGGGATCATGCCTGGTCCGTTTTGAGCAAGCACGCCGACTGGTGGGAACCTGGCGCGCTCAAGCCCGTCGTTCCTCCCACAGCCGACAGTGCACCGCACGTTTTTTTTCGGATCCTGATCGAACAGCTATCCGGACGGGAAGCAAGCGAGTAG
- a CDS encoding phosphoribosyltransferase, with protein MFRDREDAGVKLGLELSRLQLHRPIVLALPRGGVPVAVEVAKALNAPLDLLIVRKVGAPGNPELAVAAIVDGDPGEVVLNRGIVETYGLDDDALRVLITNERPELERRRVAYRGKIRPMSIAGKTAIIVDDGAATGTTMKIAIRALKRRSPREIVVAVPVSPPETVAALEQEADHVVCLSQPGQFGALGHHYLRFPQLSDNDVVSAMDEAAQPYKTGQRHVSGPVQKP; from the coding sequence ATGTTCCGTGACCGGGAAGATGCTGGAGTGAAGCTTGGCCTGGAACTGAGCAGGCTTCAACTGCATCGGCCCATCGTACTGGCATTGCCGCGTGGCGGCGTGCCCGTCGCAGTGGAAGTGGCCAAAGCCCTCAACGCTCCTCTCGACTTGCTGATCGTCCGCAAGGTGGGCGCCCCCGGCAATCCCGAGCTGGCTGTCGCCGCAATCGTCGATGGCGATCCTGGGGAGGTCGTGTTGAACCGTGGAATTGTCGAGACCTATGGCCTCGACGACGACGCCTTGCGTGTCTTGATTACAAATGAGCGTCCGGAACTCGAACGCCGGCGCGTTGCCTATCGTGGTAAGATTAGACCGATGTCGATAGCGGGAAAGACGGCGATCATCGTCGATGACGGGGCCGCGACCGGTACGACCATGAAAATCGCGATCCGCGCCCTCAAGCGCCGGTCACCGAGGGAGATCGTCGTGGCTGTTCCTGTTTCGCCGCCCGAAACGGTCGCCGCGCTGGAACAGGAAGCGGACCATGTGGTCTGCCTTAGCCAGCCAGGACAGTTCGGGGCCTTGGGCCACCACTATCTGCGGTTCCCGCAGCTCTCCGACAACGACGTTGTCTCCGCTATGGACGAGGCTGCGCAACCGTACAAAACTGGCCAGCGGCACGTTTCCGGCCCAGTTCAAAAGCCGTGA
- a CDS encoding DUF2267 domain-containing protein, translating to MGHISHTSFADFTHAGQQAQQWVKELAKDLCWSESSACRLLRSVLHTVRDWLSPAEMADLSAQLPVLVRGLYFEGWNPSASTHERTKRDFIVSVRNSFGYDDEIDFDVAISAVFKLLDRHLSHGEIVQVRNSMKKSLRKLWPVD from the coding sequence ATGGGTCATATCTCCCACACATCCTTTGCTGACTTCACGCACGCTGGCCAGCAGGCGCAACAATGGGTCAAGGAGCTCGCCAAGGACCTCTGCTGGAGCGAGTCGAGCGCGTGTCGTCTGCTGAGGTCTGTCCTGCACACGGTGCGGGACTGGCTGTCGCCGGCTGAAATGGCCGATCTCTCGGCGCAACTGCCTGTTTTGGTCCGTGGCCTCTACTTCGAAGGCTGGAACCCCTCGGCGTCAACGCATGAGCGCACCAAGCGCGACTTCATTGTCAGCGTCAGAAACAGTTTCGGCTACGATGACGAGATCGATTTCGATGTCGCGATCAGTGCCGTGTTCAAGCTTCTCGACCGTCACCTTTCGCATGGTGAGATCGTGCAGGTCAGAAACTCGATGAAGAAGTCGCTGCGAAAACTGTGGCCGGTGGATTGA
- the hemA gene encoding 5-aminolevulinate synthase, translating to MNYQRFFEEAIDQLHAERRYRVFADLERIAGKFPRAIWRSNGRAEEITVWCSNDYLGMGQHPDVIAAFQNAAGKMGSGAGGTRNISGTSNPLVELEHELADLHGKEAALVFTSGFVSNEASISTIARLLPNCLIISDELNHASMIEGVRRSGAEKKIFRHNDVAHLESLLQTAGRERAKLIVFESVYSMDGDIAPIKEIVELAERYNAMTYIDEVHAVGMYGPRGGGITEREGLADRIDIIEGTLAKAFGTLGGYITGTSAVIDAVRSYAPGFIFTTALPPAIAAAATTSIRHLKRSQAERDAQQQQASRTKQILSAAGLPVMESATHIVPVLVGDPELCKMASDRLLGVHGIYIQPINYPTVPRGTERLRITPTPFHSDPLIAELQDALVETWDALGIPYGSAGRPAVAKSDRIIPLLVQKSGG from the coding sequence ATGAATTACCAGCGTTTCTTCGAGGAGGCGATCGACCAGCTGCATGCAGAGCGTCGCTACCGCGTCTTCGCCGACCTCGAGCGCATCGCGGGCAAGTTTCCGCGCGCCATCTGGCGTTCCAACGGCCGCGCCGAGGAAATCACCGTCTGGTGTTCCAACGACTATCTCGGCATGGGCCAGCATCCCGATGTGATCGCCGCATTCCAGAACGCGGCCGGCAAGATGGGCTCCGGCGCCGGCGGCACCCGCAACATCTCGGGCACGTCGAACCCGCTGGTCGAACTCGAGCATGAACTGGCCGACCTGCATGGCAAGGAAGCGGCCCTGGTCTTCACCTCCGGCTTCGTCTCCAACGAAGCCTCGATCTCGACCATCGCACGGCTCTTGCCCAACTGCCTGATCATCTCGGACGAGCTGAACCATGCCTCGATGATCGAAGGTGTCAGGCGCTCGGGCGCCGAGAAAAAGATCTTCCGCCACAATGACGTCGCGCATCTGGAAAGCCTGTTGCAGACGGCCGGGCGCGAACGCGCCAAGCTGATCGTCTTTGAAAGCGTCTATTCGATGGATGGCGACATCGCGCCGATCAAGGAGATCGTCGAACTCGCCGAGCGCTACAACGCCATGACCTATATCGACGAGGTCCATGCGGTGGGCATGTACGGGCCGCGCGGCGGTGGCATCACCGAGCGCGAAGGCCTGGCCGACCGTATCGACATCATCGAAGGCACGCTCGCCAAGGCGTTCGGCACGCTGGGCGGCTACATCACCGGCACCAGCGCCGTCATCGACGCGGTGCGCTCCTATGCGCCGGGTTTCATCTTCACCACCGCGTTGCCGCCGGCGATCGCCGCCGCGGCCACAACGTCGATCCGGCATCTCAAGCGCTCACAGGCCGAACGCGACGCCCAGCAGCAGCAGGCGAGCCGAACCAAGCAGATCCTCTCCGCCGCCGGCCTGCCGGTGATGGAGTCCGCCACCCATATCGTGCCGGTGCTGGTTGGCGATCCGGAACTGTGCAAGATGGCCAGCGACCGCCTGCTCGGCGTGCACGGCATCTACATCCAGCCGATCAACTACCCGACCGTGCCGCGCGGCACCGAGCGGCTGCGCATCACGCCGACGCCGTTCCATTCGGACCCGCTGATCGCCGAGTTGCAGGACGCGCTGGTCGAAACCTGGGACGCGCTGGGCATTCCCTACGGTTCGGCGGGACGGCCGGCCGTCGCGAAAAGCGACCGCATTATTCCACTGCTGGTGCAGAAATCCGGCGGCTGA
- a CDS encoding ISAs1 family transposase has translation MTTVALEGFEKSRLRSLLEHFGEIEDPREPWRVAHPLPEVLLLVVCGTICDCEDYDLIAAWGNAHLDFLRRYLPYHHGVPGGRWLTLLMNRIDPALFAGAFTAWVRETWPDKPDFVAIDGKTSRRSHDKSAGKAPLHLVSAFATTARLVLGQEAVADKSNETTAIPVLLERLGANGGLLGALVSIDAIATNAAIATAIRAHGADYLLAVKANQPTLRAEIERYFDDAPQDSLDSFTDLDKGHGRIEERVVTVSRETGWLAGQRRFPGELRLPEVKAIVRVTSRTGLKDRSRFDTRYFIASADLTAERAAHAVRGHWLIENALHWTLDVVFKDDQSRLRKGHGAHNMAIVRHFALNLVRAINDRQSIKLRRKKAGWSPDYLASILGQLPR, from the coding sequence ATGACCACTGTCGCCCTTGAAGGATTCGAAAAGTCCCGCCTGAGGTCGCTTCTCGAGCATTTTGGCGAGATCGAAGACCCGCGTGAGCCGTGGCGGGTTGCCCATCCGCTGCCCGAGGTGCTGCTTCTGGTCGTCTGCGGCACGATCTGCGACTGCGAGGATTACGACCTGATAGCAGCGTGGGGAAATGCCCATCTTGACTTCCTGCGCCGCTATCTGCCCTACCATCACGGCGTGCCGGGCGGCCGCTGGCTGACTTTGCTCATGAACCGCATCGATCCGGCGCTGTTTGCCGGCGCCTTCACCGCGTGGGTGCGCGAGACGTGGCCGGACAAGCCCGACTTCGTTGCCATCGACGGCAAGACCTCGCGGCGCAGCCACGACAAGAGCGCAGGCAAGGCGCCGCTGCATCTGGTTTCCGCCTTCGCCACCACCGCACGGCTGGTGCTCGGCCAGGAGGCCGTGGCCGACAAGAGCAACGAGACAACGGCCATTCCCGTGCTTCTGGAGCGCCTCGGCGCCAATGGCGGCCTCCTGGGCGCGCTCGTCTCCATTGACGCCATTGCCACAAATGCCGCCATCGCAACCGCAATCCGCGCTCACGGCGCCGACTATCTGCTCGCAGTCAAGGCCAATCAGCCGACATTGCGCGCCGAGATCGAGCGCTACTTCGACGACGCGCCGCAAGACAGCCTCGACAGCTTCACCGACCTCGACAAGGGCCATGGCCGCATCGAGGAACGCGTCGTCACCGTCAGCCGCGAGACTGGATGGCTCGCAGGCCAGCGCCGTTTCCCCGGCGAACTGCGCCTGCCTGAGGTCAAGGCCATCGTCCGCGTCACTTCACGCACCGGACTGAAGGACAGGAGCCGCTTCGATACCCGCTACTTCATCGCCTCCGCCGACCTCACCGCCGAACGGGCCGCCCACGCCGTGCGCGGCCACTGGCTGATCGAGAATGCCCTGCACTGGACCCTTGATGTCGTCTTCAAGGACGACCAGTCGCGGCTCAGAAAGGGCCATGGCGCCCACAACATGGCCATCGTCCGCCATTTTGCCCTCAACCTCGTCCGGGCAATCAACGACAGGCAGTCGATCAAACTGAGGCGCAAAAAGGCCGGATGGAGCCCCGACTACCTCGCCTCAATCCTCGGTCAACTTCCCCGTTAA
- a CDS encoding c-type cytochrome: MNAVCRHGRLKASAIGLVLLACVQSASADSVTEHGKALVEVNCARCHGVGKTDKSSHPDAPPFRTLSKRYPISDLEEALAEGISTGHPDMPEWIASPDQIEAIITYISTLQGP; this comes from the coding sequence ATGAACGCCGTTTGCCGACATGGTCGTCTCAAGGCTTCCGCAATCGGACTGGTGCTCCTCGCATGTGTGCAGTCAGCCTCGGCCGACAGCGTGACTGAGCATGGAAAGGCGTTGGTTGAGGTCAACTGCGCCCGCTGCCACGGCGTCGGAAAAACGGACAAAAGCAGCCATCCCGACGCTCCGCCATTTCGCACGCTGTCAAAGCGCTATCCGATCTCTGACCTAGAGGAGGCCCTCGCTGAGGGCATTTCTACGGGGCATCCGGACATGCCTGAGTGGATTGCCAGCCCCGATCAGATCGAGGCAATCATCACCTATATCAGCACGCTGCAGGGTCCGTGA
- the fixJ gene encoding response regulator FixJ, whose translation MAGNDLVHVVDDDLDVRKSLGFLLATADFAVRLHESATAFLSTATGHLDGCIVTDVRMPGIDGIELLRQLRTRGHTIPVIVMTGHADVALAVQAMKEGAADFIEKPFDDEMLIGAIRSALANRNQANAAHPQSLDIRTSLSTLSERERQVLDGLVSGLPNKTIAYDLGISPRTVEIHRANVMSKMGASSLSHLVRMALIVESRP comes from the coding sequence ATGGCCGGCAATGACCTAGTGCACGTCGTCGACGACGATCTCGATGTTCGCAAATCTCTCGGCTTTCTGCTGGCGACAGCCGATTTCGCTGTACGCCTGCACGAATCGGCCACCGCTTTTCTCTCGACGGCGACTGGCCATCTCGACGGGTGTATTGTTACCGACGTGCGCATGCCGGGGATAGACGGTATCGAACTGCTGCGGCAACTCAGAACGCGCGGCCATACGATTCCGGTCATTGTCATGACAGGCCACGCCGACGTGGCGCTCGCCGTTCAGGCCATGAAGGAAGGCGCTGCCGACTTCATCGAAAAGCCGTTCGACGACGAGATGCTGATCGGAGCGATCCGCTCCGCACTGGCCAACAGGAACCAAGCGAACGCGGCGCATCCCCAGTCTTTAGATATTCGCACAAGTCTGTCCACCTTATCAGAGCGGGAGCGCCAAGTGCTGGACGGACTTGTTTCCGGTTTGCCCAACAAGACGATCGCGTACGATCTGGGAATCAGCCCGCGTACGGTCGAAATCCACCGGGCCAATGTCATGAGCAAAATGGGGGCGAGCAGCCTGTCACACCTGGTGCGCATGGCGTTGATCGTGGAGTCCAGACCCTAG
- a CDS encoding PAS domain-containing sensor histidine kinase — protein MIQDEALSLSPGGTTLKSLLSQMFDQAPGFMALIREPDHVFVLTNAAYQRLVGDRQVIGKSAREAFPELEGHQFLERLDSVYSTGEPYSGKGVKIGLRNNRDGPIEERILDYVYQPIRADDGRITAIFIEGADVSDLSFANAALLLREDHLRSILATVPDAMVVIDEQGSIQSFSTAAETLFGYQSGEVVGQNVKMLMPAPYRGEHDAYLHRYLATGERRIIGLGRIVTGIRKDGSTFPMELSVGEMNPGTGRFFTGFCRDLTERHRAEARIQEQQQELLHMARFTALGEMASTLAHEINQPLSAITNYLKGSRRLLENSEEKNAPMLRDAVEKAAEQALRAGDVIRHLRDFVARGESERQVERLPALIEEASSLALVGAREINVQVSYTLDPAAELVLTDRIQIQQVLLNLMRNAVEAMQDAPRRELTIRTVARDDGMAEVSVIDTGPGLAPEVSAQLFQPFVTTKKQGMGVGLSICRTIVESHGGHIWAEAMPMGGTAFRFTLRIVEKDEITNGRQ, from the coding sequence GTGATCCAAGACGAAGCACTCAGTTTGTCGCCTGGCGGCACGACACTGAAATCACTGTTGTCGCAAATGTTTGATCAGGCTCCGGGATTCATGGCGCTCATACGCGAGCCCGACCATGTATTCGTGCTGACCAATGCCGCCTACCAGCGACTTGTCGGCGACCGGCAAGTTATTGGGAAGTCGGCCCGCGAGGCCTTTCCCGAACTCGAGGGACACCAATTCCTCGAGCGTTTGGACAGTGTGTACTCGACCGGCGAACCATACAGCGGCAAGGGCGTGAAGATCGGTCTTCGCAACAACCGCGATGGGCCAATTGAAGAGCGTATCCTGGATTATGTCTATCAGCCAATCAGGGCCGATGACGGCCGAATAACTGCCATCTTCATTGAAGGCGCGGATGTCAGCGATCTCTCTTTCGCGAATGCGGCTCTTCTGTTGCGCGAAGACCATCTGCGTTCGATCCTGGCGACCGTGCCCGATGCAATGGTGGTCATCGACGAGCAAGGCAGTATCCAATCCTTCAGCACCGCCGCCGAAACGCTGTTCGGTTACCAGTCAGGCGAAGTCGTCGGGCAGAACGTCAAAATGCTGATGCCGGCGCCGTATCGTGGCGAGCATGACGCCTATCTTCATCGTTATCTGGCGACAGGGGAGCGGCGGATCATAGGGCTCGGACGCATCGTGACCGGGATCCGCAAGGATGGCTCAACCTTTCCGATGGAGCTTTCCGTTGGAGAAATGAATCCGGGAACCGGTCGTTTCTTTACCGGCTTTTGCCGCGACCTGACCGAACGGCACCGCGCGGAAGCACGAATACAGGAACAGCAACAGGAACTCCTGCACATGGCGCGGTTTACCGCACTTGGCGAGATGGCTTCGACGCTTGCCCATGAAATCAACCAACCACTGTCAGCCATCACGAATTATCTGAAAGGCAGCCGCCGACTCCTCGAGAACAGCGAGGAAAAGAACGCGCCGATGCTGCGGGATGCCGTGGAAAAGGCGGCCGAGCAGGCCCTGCGGGCAGGAGATGTCATTCGTCATCTGCGCGATTTTGTCGCCAGAGGCGAAAGCGAGCGTCAGGTCGAACGACTGCCGGCGCTGATCGAGGAAGCGTCGTCGCTCGCGCTGGTCGGTGCAAGGGAGATCAATGTCCAGGTCAGCTACACGCTCGATCCGGCCGCGGAACTGGTCTTGACCGACCGCATTCAGATTCAGCAGGTTCTTCTCAATCTGATGCGCAACGCCGTCGAGGCGATGCAAGACGCGCCGCGCCGCGAATTGACAATCAGAACGGTCGCCCGGGACGATGGCATGGCCGAGGTGAGCGTAATCGATACGGGCCCGGGTCTTGCCCCGGAGGTTTCGGCACAGCTTTTCCAGCCATTTGTGACCACAAAGAAGCAGGGCATGGGAGTCGGCCTCTCCATTTGTCGCACCATTGTCGAATCGCATGGCGGTCACATCTGGGCCGAGGCAATGCCTATGGGCGGCACCGCTTTTCGGTTTACCTTGCGCATAGTTGAGAAAGACGAGATCACAAATGGCCGGCAATGA
- a CDS encoding universal stress protein translates to MSYKSIIVNLAVDAPPAAIVKVGIELAQRFGAHLIGLAAADVPPLVATGDGMVYEGEVMQIQRTEIEKRLAELRAEFEGLVPASITSEWGQAVCSPTRFLSVFARAADLVVTGESGDNVFRAVDLGSLALGIGRPVLVTGTKLEHVRAKTVLVAWKDTREARRAMADALPFLANANEVVVATIAAKGDDSVRDSLADVAVYLERHGIMARTELITGEVDGEQLVTFARSIHADMIVSGAYGHSRLREWAFGGVTRTLIEESSINRFLSY, encoded by the coding sequence ATGTCCTACAAGTCAATAATCGTGAACCTTGCCGTCGATGCGCCTCCTGCTGCCATCGTGAAGGTGGGTATCGAGCTCGCGCAACGTTTTGGAGCCCATCTCATCGGTCTGGCGGCGGCGGATGTTCCGCCTTTGGTCGCCACCGGCGACGGCATGGTCTACGAAGGCGAGGTCATGCAAATCCAGCGAACCGAAATCGAAAAGCGGCTTGCCGAATTGCGTGCCGAGTTCGAAGGCCTGGTTCCGGCTTCGATCACAAGCGAATGGGGACAAGCCGTCTGCAGTCCGACCCGGTTCCTCAGCGTTTTCGCCCGCGCAGCCGACCTTGTCGTGACCGGCGAGTCGGGAGACAACGTGTTTCGTGCTGTGGATCTTGGCAGCCTGGCGCTCGGCATCGGCCGGCCAGTCCTGGTCACGGGCACCAAACTAGAACACGTCCGCGCCAAAACGGTCCTGGTTGCCTGGAAGGATACCAGGGAGGCGCGGCGGGCGATGGCAGATGCCTTGCCCTTCTTGGCCAACGCCAATGAGGTTGTCGTCGCCACGATCGCAGCCAAAGGCGACGACAGCGTTCGCGACAGCCTCGCCGATGTGGCCGTCTATCTCGAGCGCCATGGCATTATGGCCCGGACGGAACTGATAACCGGTGAAGTCGATGGCGAGCAGTTGGTGACATTCGCACGCTCGATCCATGCCGACATGATCGTCTCGGGCGCCTATGGCCATAGCCGCCTGCGCGAATGGGCGTTTGGCGGCGTCACCCGCACGCTGATCGAAGAGAGCAGCATCAACCGCTTCCTGTCATACTGA